One window of Bacillus sp. FJAT-45350 genomic DNA carries:
- a CDS encoding YuiB family protein: MLSLPQLIISVFLFLILFFGIGFLLNMILRSTWVMAVIYPLIVIFIVDDVKFYEYIISPIVSFSALGQDLIALKLVDIIVLTSGLVGAILAGVVIRMLRARGYQMF, from the coding sequence TTGTTAAGTTTACCGCAATTAATAATTTCTGTTTTTCTGTTCCTAATATTATTTTTTGGGATTGGCTTTTTATTAAATATGATATTACGTTCAACATGGGTAATGGCTGTTATTTATCCGCTAATTGTTATTTTTATTGTAGATGATGTAAAATTCTATGAATACATAATTTCTCCAATCGTTTCATTCTCTGCGTTAGGACAAGACCTAATTGCTTTGAAGCTTGTAGATATTATTGTGTTAACAAGTGGGTTAGTTGGTGCGATATTAGCTGGGGTCGTCATTCGAATGTTGCGGGCTAGAGGGTATCAAATGTTTTAG